The following coding sequences are from one Anguilla rostrata isolate EN2019 chromosome 16, ASM1855537v3, whole genome shotgun sequence window:
- the snupn gene encoding snurportin-1 isoform X1, producing MDDITRALSASFSVSREPNSTAAPHPRLAQYKSKYSVLEQSERRRRFLDLQKTKRLNYVNHARRLAEGDWTGADSEEEEAEVDKKEAEKEEEDEGMEIEQRKRLSRHYANQLMLSEWLVEVPPDLGTDWLMVVCPVGKRSLVIASKGSTAVYTKSGYCVNRFPSLLPGGNKHNSAMGKDYTILDCIYSEVDRTFYILDVMCWRGHPVYDCPTEFRFYWLQSKVQEEEGLSEIVKRNPYRFLSLQSVGCTTESIQQTLAQEYTFTVDGLLFYHGQTHYTPGSTPLVGWLRPYMVSDILGIQVPQCSLTAKPAYAGHQMQQILEHKKSSTGVRPADQSGRYELEHLSTPECPAEDTPQPM from the exons ATGGATGACATCACGCGGGCTTTGAGCGCCAGCTTCTCCGTCTCCCGGGAGCCGAACAGCACGGCGGCTCCGCACCCCCGCCTGGCCCAGTACAAGAGCAAGTACAGCGTGCTGGAGCAGAGCGAGAGACGCCGCCGCTTCCTGGACCTGCAGAAGAC GAAAAGGCTGAATTATGTCAACCACGCACGGCGATTGGCGGAGGGGGACTGGACCGGTGCTGatagcgaggaggaggaggcagaggttGACAAGAAGGAGgcggagaaggaggaggaagatgaaggGATGGAGATCGAACAGAGGAAGAGGTTATCAAGACACTATGCCAACCAG cTCATGCTTTCAGAGTGGTTGGTTGAGGTGCCCCCTGACCTGGGCACCGATTGGCTGATGGTGGTCTGTCCCGTCGGAAAGCGCTCTCTGGTCATCGCCTCCAAG GGGTCCACAGCAGTGTACACAAAAAGCGGGTACTGCGTGAACAGATTCCCCTCTCTCTTACCAGGAGGAAACAAGCACAACTCCGCAATGGGCAAAG ACTACACTATCCTGGACTGCATCTACAGTGAAGTGGACCGAACATTCTACATCTTAGACGTCATGTGTTGGAGGGGCCATCCAGTGTATGACTGTCCG ACGGAATTTCGGTTCTACTGGTTGCAGTCTAAGGTCCAGGAGGAGGAAGGGTTGTCGGAAATTGTCAAGCGTAATCCA TACCGATTCCTGAGTCTGCAAAGTGTGGGCTGCACCACAGAGTCCATCCAGCAGACCCTGGCACAGGAGTACACCTTCACA GTGGACGGCCTTCTGTTTTACCACGGGCAGACCCACTACACCCCCGGCAGCACCCCACTGGTGGGCTGGCTGAGGCCCTACATGGTGTCGGACATCCTGGGCATCCAGGTGCCGCAGTGCTCCCTCACCGCCAAGCCCGCCTACGCCGGCCACCAGATGCAGCAGATCCTGGAGCACAAGAAGAGCTCCACAGGGGTGCGTCCAGCCGACCAGAGCGGCCGCTACGAGCTGGAGCACCTGTCCACCCCCGAGTGTCCCGCAGAGGACACGCCCCAGCCCATGTGA
- the ptpn9a gene encoding tyrosine-protein phosphatase non-receptor type 9 — MASLSAEEEQATKQFLEEINKWTTQHGVSPLSWNVAVKFLMARKFDVLRAIELFHSYRETRLKEGIVKLQPQEEPLRSELLSGKFTVLSVRDPSGASIALYTARLHHPNRTGNHVVLQALFYLLDRAVESFETQRNGLVFIYDMAGSNYNNFELDLSKKILNLLKGAFPARLKKVFIVGAPVWFRVPYNLLSLLLKEKLRERVQMVKMADLRQHLPRDCLPEHLGGLLSLDAHGWNQQLLAGQNGRADPVDELVGIPLGESSIHTAGPEAVSLTEFTALVGHAQRAGIYDEYEEIRKEAPPGTFHCALAASNQERNRYGDVPCLDQTRVRLKPRRNEKSDYINASFMDGYKQKNAYIGTQGPLEKTYAHFWRMIWEQNVLVIVMTTRTDEGERRKCGQYWPLEEGGQEVYGHIAVVNQRVDNHAHYNQTTLELHNTENCEQRQVTHFQYLSWPDYGVPTSAVTLIHFLGALKRQQKKAVLAMGSQWRGHHAGPPIVVHCSAGIGRTGTLCALDICLSQLQDVGTVNIYQTVRRMRTQRAFSIQTPEQYYFCHTAILEHAQKQGMLTANQ; from the exons ATGGCCAGTTTGTCGGCAGAAGAAGAGCAG gccACAAAGCAGTTCTTGGAGGAGATAAACAAGTGGACCACACAGCATGGAGTCTCGCCTTTGTCCTGGAACGTGGCCGTCAAGTTCCTTATGGCTCGCAAGTTTGACGTCCTGCGAGCCATCGAGCTCTTCCATAGCTACAGG gagacgAGGTTGAAGGAGGGGATCGTGAAGCTGCAGCCGCAGGAGGAGCCCCTAAGGTCTGAGCTCCTGAGCGGGAAGTTCACCGTGTTG AGCGTACGGGACCCCTCGGGTGCCTCCATCGCCCTCTACACGGCCCGGCTGCACCATCCCAACCGGACGGGCAACCATGTGGTTCTGCAGGCGCTGTTCTACCTGCTGGACCGGGCCGTAGAAAG CTTTGAGACACAGCGGAATGGCCTGGTGTTCATCTATGACATGGCcggctccaactacaacaactTTGAACTGGACCTGAGTAAAAAGATCCTCAATCTGCTCAAG GGGGCGTTCCCGGCCAGGCTGAAGAAGGTTTTCATCGTCGGGGCGCCGGTCTGGTTCCGGGTGCCCTATAACCTGCTCAGCCTCCTGCTGAAGGAGAAgctgagggagagg GTGCAGATGGTGAAGATGGCGGACCTGAGGCAGCACCTGCCCCGGGACTGCCTGCCGGAGCACCTGGGGGGCCTGCTGTCCCTGGACGCGCACGGCTGGAACCAGCAGCTCCTGGCGGGGCAGAACGGGCGCGCGGACCCCGTGGACGAGCTGGTGGGCATCCCGCTGGGGGAGTCCTCCATCCACACGGCCGGCCCCGAGGCCGTCAGCCTGACCGAGTTCACCGCCCTCGTGGGCCACGCCCAGCGCGCCGGCATCTACGACGAGTATGAGGAGATCCGCAAGGAGGCCCCGCCCGGGACCTTCCACTGCGCCCT AGCGGCGTCCAACCAGGAAAGGAATCGCTATGGAGACGTGCCGTGCCTGGACCAAACACGCGTCCGCCTCAAACCCAGGAGGAACGAG AAATCTGACTACATAAACGCCAGCTTTATGGATGGGTACAAACAGAAGAATGCCTACATTGGAACTCAAG GACCCCTGGAGAAAACATACGCCCACTTCTGGAGGATGATTTGGGAGCAGAACGTCCTGGTCATTGTTATGACAACCAG gacGGATGAGGGCGAAAGGAGGAAGTGCGGTCAGTACTGGCCGCTGGAGGAGGGCGGGCAGGAAGTCTACGGACACATCGCCGTGGTGAACCAGAGGGTGGACAACCACGCCCACTACAACCAGACAACACTGGAGCTGCACAACACAGAG AACTGTGAGCAGAGGCAGGTGACCCACTTCCAGTACCTGAGCTGGCCTGATTACGGGGTGCCCACATCCGCCGTCACGCTAATCCACTTCCTGGGGGCGCTGAAGAGGCAGCAGAAGAAGGCAGTGCTGGCTATGGGATCCCAGTGGAGGGGCCACCACGCAGGACCTCCCATCGTTGTCCATTGCAGTGCTGGGATTGGCAGGACAG GTACACTCTGCGCCCTGGACATCTGTCTGTCCCAGCTGCAGGATGTGGGCACTGTGAACATCTACCAGACGGTGCGCAGGATGAGAACACAGAGAGCCTTCAGCATCCAGACCCCAGAACAGTACTACTTCTGCCACACTGCCATCCTAGAGCACGCCCAAAAACAGGGCATgctcacagccaatcagtga
- the snupn gene encoding snurportin-1 isoform X2: MDDITRALSASFSVSREPNSTAAPHPRLAQYKSKYSVLEQSERRRRFLDLQKTKRLNYVNHARRLAEGDWTGADSEEEEAEVDKKEAEKEEEDEGMEIEQRKRLSRHYANQLMLSEWLVEVPPDLGTDWLMVVCPVGKRSLVIASKGSTAVYTKSGYCVNRFPSLLPGGNKHNSAMGKDYTILDCIYSEVDRTFYILDVMCWRGHPVYDCPYRFLSLQSVGCTTESIQQTLAQEYTFTVDGLLFYHGQTHYTPGSTPLVGWLRPYMVSDILGIQVPQCSLTAKPAYAGHQMQQILEHKKSSTGVRPADQSGRYELEHLSTPECPAEDTPQPM, from the exons ATGGATGACATCACGCGGGCTTTGAGCGCCAGCTTCTCCGTCTCCCGGGAGCCGAACAGCACGGCGGCTCCGCACCCCCGCCTGGCCCAGTACAAGAGCAAGTACAGCGTGCTGGAGCAGAGCGAGAGACGCCGCCGCTTCCTGGACCTGCAGAAGAC GAAAAGGCTGAATTATGTCAACCACGCACGGCGATTGGCGGAGGGGGACTGGACCGGTGCTGatagcgaggaggaggaggcagaggttGACAAGAAGGAGgcggagaaggaggaggaagatgaaggGATGGAGATCGAACAGAGGAAGAGGTTATCAAGACACTATGCCAACCAG cTCATGCTTTCAGAGTGGTTGGTTGAGGTGCCCCCTGACCTGGGCACCGATTGGCTGATGGTGGTCTGTCCCGTCGGAAAGCGCTCTCTGGTCATCGCCTCCAAG GGGTCCACAGCAGTGTACACAAAAAGCGGGTACTGCGTGAACAGATTCCCCTCTCTCTTACCAGGAGGAAACAAGCACAACTCCGCAATGGGCAAAG ACTACACTATCCTGGACTGCATCTACAGTGAAGTGGACCGAACATTCTACATCTTAGACGTCATGTGTTGGAGGGGCCATCCAGTGTATGACTGTCCG TACCGATTCCTGAGTCTGCAAAGTGTGGGCTGCACCACAGAGTCCATCCAGCAGACCCTGGCACAGGAGTACACCTTCACA GTGGACGGCCTTCTGTTTTACCACGGGCAGACCCACTACACCCCCGGCAGCACCCCACTGGTGGGCTGGCTGAGGCCCTACATGGTGTCGGACATCCTGGGCATCCAGGTGCCGCAGTGCTCCCTCACCGCCAAGCCCGCCTACGCCGGCCACCAGATGCAGCAGATCCTGGAGCACAAGAAGAGCTCCACAGGGGTGCGTCCAGCCGACCAGAGCGGCCGCTACGAGCTGGAGCACCTGTCCACCCCCGAGTGTCCCGCAGAGGACACGCCCCAGCCCATGTGA